A portion of the Chiloscyllium plagiosum isolate BGI_BamShark_2017 chromosome 48, ASM401019v2, whole genome shotgun sequence genome contains these proteins:
- the LOC122544325 gene encoding neurosecretory protein VGF-like, translated as MAWLTHSPAAVVFALTLMLLGAVRAGPLTDDGHMEHQSPDNLKESGQTPHYQGQGLFPENGKMPEGEVEPLKSHQVRSAPSQPKPEPSYDDELFKDVDAKTLAAILLQALKVDTDQPSTREEPRQHDGVAPPSADLGSPEVEANDLTENVKSRTRVGKTQRSPISQENEESYWRNGEDGEDSLTPQNIDRLETMLQDLERYSATTKRERSNTAQFSLTKGDQSTENDVLRDLDAFEELVGRKEKYSDYEESQEDTRDRVKYSSKAPEVSRRKSGQQRAKDRASDLLLQYLLKGESSQEEEEEEEEGKVRDNRGKVGGDSEDSASQEKRSDEDEDEDEDIDPQTIDRLIEISSKLHLPADDVIDIINDVEKKRKDPMERLESRYGASSRDRYKTPDSNYLPHHRPEKTRHHVNNELSLQDLLGANNALDYDSMAYPIPRRYRLRPNGYPNYIHPRISQPRYRPYYYQPPPPVYRNKEYYEDEANEEELENYIEKILLKHPEVFQ; from the coding sequence ATGGCTTGGCTAACCCACTCACCGGCCGCTGTTGTCTTCGCCCTGACCCTCATGTTGCTCGGCGCTGTCAGAGCTGGCCCCCTTACAGATGATGGTCACATGGAACACCAGTCCCCGGACAACCTGAAGGAGAGCGGACAGACCCCTCATTACCAGGGCCAGGGGCTGTTCCCAGAGAACGGGAAAATGCCCGAGGGCGAGGTGGAGCCGCTCAAGAGCCATCAGGTCAGGTCCGCTCCCTCCCAGCCCAAGCCGGAACCCAGTTACGATGACGAACTGTTTAAGGACGTGGACGCCAAGACCCTGGCGGCCATTTTGCTGCAAGCTTTGAAGGTGGACACAGACCAGCCCAGCACCAGGGAGGAGCCAAGGCAGCACGATGGAGTGGCACCACCCTCCGCCGACCTCGGGTCACCAGAGGTGGAGGCTAATGACTTGACGGAGAATGTGAAGAGTAGGACCAGAGTGGGAAAGACCCAGAGGAGCCCCATCTCACAGGAGaatgaagagtcatactggaggaACGGGGAGGACGGAGaagactccctgaccccacagAACATCGACAGGCTGGAGACAATGCTGCAGGACTTGGAGAGATACAGCGCGACCACAAAAAGGGAGAGGTCCAACACTGCCCAGTTCTCACTAACCAAGGGTGACCAATCAACGGAAAATGATGTGCTGAGAGACCTGGATGCCTTCGAAGAGCTAGTGGGCAGGAAGGAGAAATACTCTGACtatgaggagagccaggaggacaCCCGCGATAGAGTGAAGTACAGCTCCAAAGCCCCAGAGGTTAGCAGGAGGAAGAGTGGCCAGCAGAGGGCAAAGGATAGAGCATCTGACCTGTTGCTGCAGTACCTACTAAAGGGGGAGTCCAgccaggaggaagaggaggaggaggaggaggggaaggTGAGAGACAACAGGGGGAAGGTCGGAGGAGACTCAGAGGACAGCGCCTCCCAGGAGAAGAGGTCAGATGAAGACGAAGATGAGGATGAGGATATCGATCCCCAGACCATCGACAGACTCATCGAGATATCTAGCAAGCTCCATCTGCCCGCCGACGATGTGATTGACATCATCAATGATgtggaaaagaaaaggaaagatccAATGGAGAGGCTAGAGAGCAGATATGGGGCATCATCCCGGGACAGGTACAAGACCCCAGACAGCAATTACCTTCCCCATCATCGGCCAGAGAAGACCAGACACCATGTCAACAATGAGCTGAGTCTTCAGGATCTCCTGGGTGCTAATAATGCTCTAGACTATGACAGCATGGCTTACCCTATCCCCAGGAGGTACCGTCTCAGGCCAAATGGTTACCCCAATTACATTCATCCCAGAATCTCCCAGCCTCGTTACCGCCCCTATtactaccagcctccacccccaGTTTACCGAAACAAGGAGTACTACGAGGATGAAGCCAATGAGGAAGAGCTGGAGAACTACATTGAGAAGATCTTGCTCAAGCACCCAGAGGTCTTCCAATAG